Proteins encoded in a region of the Pseudomonas viciae genome:
- a CDS encoding succinate dehydrogenase assembly factor 2: MVEDVELNRLYWHSRRGMLELDVLLVPFVKEVYPHLNEVDRACYVRLLECEDQDMFGWFMERSESEDPELQRMVRMILDRVQPK, translated from the coding sequence ATGGTCGAAGATGTTGAACTGAATCGCCTCTACTGGCACAGCCGCCGGGGCATGCTTGAGCTGGACGTGTTGCTGGTACCGTTCGTGAAAGAGGTTTATCCCCATCTCAATGAAGTGGACCGTGCGTGCTACGTCCGCCTGCTCGAATGCGAGGATCAGGACATGTTCGGCTGGTTCATGGAACGCAGCGAATCCGAGGACCCAGAGCTGCAGCGCATGGTCCGGATGATTTTGGACCGTGTCCAGCCCAAGTAG
- a CDS encoding protein YgfX: protein MSSPSSRFECRWQASGQLLAAYLLAQVFALGSLLLLSIPLWFAALGVALCLAHGAWTIPRHLLLTHRRAFCGLRRDAAGWQLWNRAHGWQPVQLRPDSLALPMIVVLRFRLQDERWVRSLCVPRDALAPDEHRRLRVRLRFSRRRWAAPG, encoded by the coding sequence GTGTCCAGCCCAAGTAGTCGCTTTGAATGCCGCTGGCAGGCCTCCGGGCAACTGCTGGCGGCCTATCTCCTGGCCCAGGTGTTCGCCCTGGGTTCGTTGCTTTTGCTGTCCATTCCGCTCTGGTTCGCGGCGCTCGGTGTTGCGCTGTGCCTGGCCCATGGCGCCTGGACGATACCGCGACATCTATTACTGACCCATCGCCGCGCCTTTTGCGGCTTGCGTCGTGATGCCGCTGGCTGGCAGCTCTGGAACAGAGCCCATGGCTGGCAGCCGGTGCAGTTGCGCCCCGACAGCCTGGCCCTGCCGATGATCGTCGTGTTGCGTTTTCGCTTGCAGGATGAACGGTGGGTCCGCTCGCTGTGCGTGCCCCGCGACGCGCTGGCGCCGGATGAACATCGGCGCCTGCGGGTACGGCTCAGGTTCAGTCGGCGTAGGTGGGCGGCACCAGGATAG
- the nadB gene encoding L-aspartate oxidase, whose translation MSQQFQHDVLVIGSGAAGLSLALTLPEHLRIAVLSKGDLANGSTFWAQGGVAAVLDDTDTIESHVEDTLNAGGGLCNPEAVRFTVEHSREAIQWLIDQGVPFTRDEQSGTEDGGFEFHLTREGGHSHRRIIHAADATGAAIFKTLLAQARQRPNIELLEQRVAVDLITEKRLGLDGDRCLGAYVLNRGTGEVDTYGARFVILASGGAAKVYLYTSNPDGACGDGIAMAWRSGCRVANLEFNQFHPTCLYHPLAKSFLVTEALRGEGAHLKLPNGERFMQRFDPRAELAPRDIVARAIDHEMKRLGIDCVYLDISHKPEAFIKSHFPTVYERCLEFSIDITKQPIPVVPAAHYTCGGVMVDQQGRTDVPGLYAIGETSFTGLHGANRMASNSLLECFVYARSAAADILEQLPQIAIPAALPSWDASQVTDSDEDVIIAHNWDELRRFMWDYVGIVRTNKRLQRAQHRVRLLLDEIDEFYSNYKVSRDLIELRNLAQVAELMIRSAMERKESRGLHYTLDYPNLLPEALDTILVPPTYAD comes from the coding sequence ATGAGCCAACAGTTTCAACACGATGTTCTGGTAATCGGCAGCGGCGCCGCCGGATTGAGCCTTGCCCTGACTTTGCCCGAGCATCTGCGTATTGCAGTACTGAGCAAAGGCGACCTGGCCAACGGTTCGACATTCTGGGCCCAGGGTGGCGTCGCCGCCGTGCTGGATGATACCGACACCATTGAGTCCCACGTCGAAGATACCCTCAACGCCGGCGGAGGCCTGTGCAACCCAGAAGCGGTGCGCTTCACCGTCGAGCACAGCCGGGAAGCCATCCAGTGGCTGATCGACCAGGGCGTGCCGTTCACCCGTGACGAGCAATCCGGCACCGAGGACGGTGGTTTCGAGTTTCATTTGACTCGCGAAGGCGGCCACAGTCATCGGCGCATCATTCACGCGGCTGATGCCACCGGTGCGGCGATCTTCAAGACCCTGCTCGCCCAAGCCCGGCAACGGCCGAACATCGAGTTGCTGGAACAGCGCGTCGCGGTTGACCTGATCACCGAAAAGCGCCTGGGCCTGGACGGCGATCGTTGCCTGGGCGCCTACGTGCTCAATCGCGGCACCGGCGAAGTCGACACCTACGGCGCGCGCTTCGTGATCCTGGCCTCCGGTGGTGCAGCGAAAGTCTACCTCTATACCAGTAACCCCGACGGCGCCTGCGGTGACGGCATTGCCATGGCCTGGCGCTCGGGTTGCCGGGTGGCGAACCTGGAGTTCAATCAATTTCACCCCACCTGCCTTTATCATCCACTGGCCAAGAGCTTCCTGGTGACCGAGGCCCTGCGTGGCGAAGGCGCTCACTTGAAGCTGCCCAACGGCGAACGCTTCATGCAACGCTTCGATCCGCGCGCCGAACTGGCGCCACGGGACATCGTCGCCCGGGCCATCGACCATGAAATGAAGCGCCTGGGCATCGATTGCGTTTACCTGGACATCAGCCACAAGCCCGAAGCGTTCATCAAGAGTCACTTCCCGACGGTGTACGAGCGCTGCCTGGAGTTTTCCATCGACATCACCAAGCAACCGATTCCGGTGGTACCGGCGGCGCATTACACCTGCGGTGGCGTGATGGTCGACCAGCAGGGTCGCACCGACGTGCCTGGCCTGTATGCCATTGGCGAAACCAGCTTCACCGGCCTGCACGGCGCCAACCGCATGGCCAGCAACTCGCTGCTGGAATGTTTCGTCTATGCGCGCTCGGCAGCGGCAGACATTCTTGAACAGTTGCCGCAGATCGCCATTCCTGCCGCCCTGCCCTCTTGGGATGCCAGTCAGGTCACCGATTCGGATGAAGACGTGATCATTGCGCACAACTGGGACGAGTTGCGGCGTTTCATGTGGGACTATGTCGGCATCGTGCGCACCAACAAGCGCCTGCAAAGGGCGCAGCATCGGGTGCGCCTGCTGCTCGATGAAATCGATGAGTTCTACAGTAACTATAAGGTCAGCCGCGACCTGATCGAACTGCGCAATCTGGCCCAGGTGGCCGAGTTGATGATCCGCTCGGCCATGGAGCGCAAGGAAAGCCGGGGACTGCATTACACCCTCGACTACCCGAACCTGCTGCCCGAGGCGCTGGACACTATCCTGGTGCCGCCCACCTACGCCGACTGA
- the rpoE gene encoding RNA polymerase sigma factor RpoE — MLTQEEDQQLVERVQRGDKRAFDLLVLKYQHKILGLIVRFVHDTHEAQDVAQEAFIKAYRALGNFRGDSAFYTWLYRIAINTAKNYLVSRGRRPPDSDVSSEDAEFYDGDHGLKDLESPERALLRDEIEGTVHRTIQQLPEDLRTALTLREFDGLSYEDIASVMQCPVGTVRSRIFRAREAIDKALQPLLQEN; from the coding sequence ATGCTAACCCAGGAAGAGGATCAGCAGCTGGTCGAGCGCGTACAACGCGGCGACAAGCGAGCTTTCGATCTGTTAGTGCTGAAATACCAGCACAAAATTCTCGGGTTGATCGTGCGTTTCGTGCACGACACCCATGAAGCGCAAGATGTTGCTCAGGAAGCCTTCATCAAGGCCTACCGCGCACTTGGTAATTTCCGCGGGGACAGCGCGTTTTACACGTGGCTTTACCGCATCGCCATTAACACGGCGAAAAACTATCTGGTTTCACGCGGCCGCCGGCCGCCGGATAGCGATGTGAGTTCTGAAGATGCGGAGTTCTATGACGGCGATCATGGCCTCAAGGATCTCGAATCACCGGAACGAGCGTTGCTGCGGGATGAGATTGAGGGCACTGTCCATCGAACCATCCAGCAATTACCCGAAGATTTGCGTACGGCTTTAACTTTACGTGAGTTTGACGGTCTGAGTTACGAAGACATTGCGAGCGTCATGCAATGTCCGGTGGGTACCGTGCGCTCCCGGATTTTCCGCGCCCGGGAGGCCATCGACAAAGCCCTGCAACCTTTGTTGCAGGAAAACTGA
- a CDS encoding sigma-E factor negative regulatory protein, translated as MSREALQESLSAVMDNEADELELRRVLNAFDDVETRETWARYQIARAVMHKDLLLPRLDIAAAVSAALADEAVPAKASRGPWRSLGRLAVAASVTVAVLAGVRLYNQDEIAGVQMAQQSTQPGLAAPQVKGPAVLAGYSEGSEAAGPMVNGVLQGQPGWHDQRLPNYLRQHAQQAALKGTESALPYARAASLENR; from the coding sequence ATGAGTCGTGAAGCCCTGCAGGAATCGCTGTCCGCAGTGATGGATAACGAAGCGGACGAACTGGAATTGCGTCGGGTATTGAATGCCTTCGACGATGTTGAAACCCGTGAGACCTGGGCTCGTTACCAGATCGCCCGGGCTGTTATGCACAAGGACTTGCTGCTTCCTCGCCTGGACATCGCTGCGGCCGTTTCTGCTGCATTGGCTGACGAAGCCGTACCGGCAAAAGCTTCCCGCGGACCATGGCGCAGCCTGGGTCGCCTGGCAGTTGCCGCCTCGGTTACCGTAGCCGTTTTGGCCGGTGTACGTCTGTACAACCAGGATGAGATTGCCGGCGTGCAGATGGCGCAGCAGTCCACCCAGCCAGGCCTGGCCGCTCCACAGGTCAAAGGCCCAGCGGTACTGGCCGGTTACAGCGAAGGTTCGGAAGCCGCAGGCCCAATGGTCAACGGTGTTCTGCAAGGCCAACCAGGCTGGCATGATCAGCGTCTGCCCAACTACCTGCGTCAGCATGCTCAGCAAGCTGCCTTGAAAGGTACTGAAAGCGCGCTGCCTTACGCCCGTGCAGCCAGTTTGGAAAACCGTTAA
- a CDS encoding MucB/RseB C-terminal domain-containing protein gives MRAIPLFTLLLGGWCAVPAYAGEAQDWLNRLSQAEQQQSFQGTFVYERNGSFSTHNIWHRVQNGKVRERLLQLDGSAQEVVRIDGHTQCVSGSLIAGLGNTPDGTARALDPQKLKNWYDLAVIGKSRVAGRQAVIVAVTPKDQHRYGFELHLDKETGLPLKSLLLNDKGQLLERFQFTRLNIADPSDGELQASADCKAVAQEPDKTDAVKTAWHSDWLPPGFELASSTARKDPDTQVQVNSLMYDDGLARFSVFLEPLNGATVTDTRTQLGPTAAVSRRLTTPQGEMMVTVVGEIPIGTAERIALSMRSDVTATQ, from the coding sequence TTGCGCGCCATACCTCTATTCACGCTTCTGCTTGGTGGCTGGTGTGCGGTTCCAGCCTATGCCGGTGAGGCTCAAGACTGGTTGAATCGTCTGAGTCAAGCCGAGCAACAGCAAAGCTTCCAGGGCACTTTCGTTTACGAGCGCAACGGTAGTTTTTCTACCCATAACATCTGGCATCGTGTCCAGAATGGCAAAGTCCGCGAGCGGTTACTCCAGCTCGATGGCTCGGCACAGGAAGTCGTACGCATTGATGGGCATACTCAATGCGTCAGCGGCTCCTTGATCGCAGGGCTGGGCAATACGCCTGACGGCACAGCACGTGCGCTTGATCCGCAAAAACTCAAGAATTGGTATGACCTGGCCGTCATTGGCAAGTCACGCGTGGCCGGGCGTCAGGCGGTCATTGTGGCTGTGACGCCCAAGGACCAGCATCGCTATGGTTTTGAGCTGCATCTGGACAAAGAGACTGGCCTGCCGCTCAAGTCGTTGTTGCTCAATGACAAAGGCCAATTGCTCGAACGCTTTCAGTTCACTCGCTTGAATATTGCCGACCCCTCGGACGGCGAGCTGCAAGCCAGTGCGGACTGCAAGGCTGTTGCACAGGAACCTGATAAGACCGATGCAGTGAAAACTGCCTGGCATTCGGACTGGCTTCCACCCGGTTTCGAATTGGCCAGCAGCACCGCGCGCAAGGATCCGGACACCCAGGTCCAGGTCAATAGCCTGATGTATGACGACGGCCTGGCTCGCTTCTCGGTGTTCCTCGAGCCGTTGAACGGCGCCACTGTCACCGATACGCGCACTCAACTTGGCCCGACGGCTGCCGTCTCTCGTCGCCTTACGACGCCTCAAGGCGAAATGATGGTCACGGTGGTTGGCGAGATTCCGATCGGGACGGCGGAACGGATCGCGCTCTCCATGCGTTCCGACGTTACGGCGACTCAGTAA
- a CDS encoding DegQ family serine endoprotease — protein MSIPRLKTYLSIFATVLVLGQAVPAVAVELPDFTQLVEQASPAVVNISTTQKLPDRRVSDQQMPDLEGLPPMLREFFERGMPQQPRSPGGGRQREAQSLGSGFIISPDGYILTNNHVIADADEILVRLADRSELKAKLIGTDPRSDVALLKIEGKDLPVLKLGKSQDLKAGQWVVAIGSPFGFDHTVTQGIVSAIGRSLPNENYVPFIQTDVPINPGNSGGPLFNLAGEVVGINSQIYTRSGGFMGVSFAIPIDVAMDVSNQLKSEGKVSRGWLGVVIQEVNKDLAESFGLEKPAGALVAQIQEGGPAAKGGLQVGDVILSMNDQPIVMSADLPHLVGALKAGAKANLEVIREGKRKNVELTVGAIPEEGKELDSLPKSGVERSSNRLGVAVAELTEEQKRTLELQGGVVIKEVQEGPAALIGLQPGDIITHLNNQAISSAKEFTDIAKALPKNRSVSMRVLRQGRASFITFKLAE, from the coding sequence ATGTCGATACCACGCTTGAAAACCTATCTCTCCATTTTTGCCACCGTGCTGGTGCTCGGTCAGGCCGTTCCTGCGGTAGCGGTCGAATTGCCTGACTTCACGCAACTGGTTGAACAGGCCTCGCCTGCGGTGGTGAACATCAGCACGACCCAGAAACTGCCGGATCGCCGCGTATCGGACCAACAGATGCCTGACCTGGAAGGTTTGCCGCCGATGCTGCGCGAGTTCTTCGAGCGCGGCATGCCGCAGCAGCCGCGTTCACCCGGCGGTGGCCGCCAGCGTGAAGCGCAGTCCCTGGGCTCGGGCTTCATTATTTCGCCCGATGGTTACATTCTGACCAATAACCATGTGATCGCCGATGCCGATGAGATCCTGGTGCGTCTGGCCGATCGCAGTGAGCTCAAGGCCAAGCTGATTGGCACCGACCCACGCTCCGACGTGGCGCTGCTGAAAATCGAAGGCAAGGACCTGCCAGTACTCAAGTTGGGCAAATCCCAAGACTTGAAAGCCGGCCAGTGGGTGGTGGCGATCGGTTCGCCGTTCGGCTTCGACCACACCGTGACCCAAGGTATCGTCAGTGCCATCGGCCGCAGCCTGCCGAACGAAAACTACGTGCCGTTCATCCAGACCGACGTGCCGATCAACCCGGGTAACTCCGGTGGTCCGCTGTTCAACCTTGCCGGTGAAGTGGTGGGTATCAACTCCCAGATCTACACCCGTTCGGGTGGCTTCATGGGCGTGTCCTTCGCCATTCCAATCGATGTGGCGATGGACGTCTCCAACCAACTGAAAAGCGAAGGCAAGGTCAGCCGCGGCTGGTTGGGCGTGGTCATCCAGGAAGTGAACAAGGACCTGGCCGAGTCGTTTGGGCTGGAGAAACCAGCCGGTGCGCTGGTGGCGCAGATCCAGGAAGGTGGGCCAGCTGCCAAGGGTGGCCTGCAAGTGGGTGACGTGATTCTGAGCATGAATGATCAGCCGATCGTCATGTCCGCCGACCTGCCTCACTTGGTTGGCGCTCTCAAAGCCGGTGCCAAGGCCAATTTGGAAGTGATTCGCGAGGGCAAGCGCAAGAACGTCGAATTGACCGTCGGCGCCATCCCTGAAGAAGGCAAGGAGCTGGATTCGCTGCCTAAGTCCGGTGTCGAGCGCAGCAGCAACCGCCTGGGCGTGGCTGTGGCGGAGCTTACCGAGGAGCAGAAGCGTACTCTGGAGCTCCAAGGGGGCGTAGTGATCAAGGAGGTGCAAGAAGGTCCTGCCGCCCTGATCGGCCTGCAGCCGGGTGACATCATCACGCACCTGAACAACCAGGCAATCAGTTCCGCCAAGGAATTTACTGATATAGCCAAGGCACTGCCGAAGAATCGTTCGGTGTCGATGCGGGTTCTGCGTCAGGGACGTGCGAGCTTCATCACCTTCAAGCTGGCCGAATGA
- a CDS encoding M48 family metalloprotease: MTFLRPTLLTLACLLASPGFADDLPSLGDASSAIVSPEQEHQLGRAWLALLRSQVSQLNDPQLKDYVESSVYKLVETSQVNDRRLEFILINSPQLNAFAAPGGIVGVNGGLFLNAQTEGEYASVMAHELAHLSQRHFARGVEAQQRMQVPMMAALLAGIVIAAAGGGDAGIAAIAGTQAAAIQEQRRFSRQNEQEADRIGIQNLEKAGYDPRSMPTMFERLMRQYRFDAKPPEFLLTHPVTESRIADTRNRAEQARPGGIEDSMRYQLIRARVQLTYEETPGLGAKRFRAQLDENPKNDVARYGLAIAQIKGGQLNEARENLKPLLAKSPNEIIYNLAQVDLDITSNKLADAQSRVDRMLSQYPGNYPLNQVRVDLLLKQNRPADAEKALESLLKTRPDDPDIWYMVAETRGLSGNIIGLHQARAEYFALVGDYRQAIQQLDFAKRRAGTNFPLSSRIDARQRELMEQERMVKDMMG; this comes from the coding sequence ATGACATTTCTGCGCCCTACCCTGCTGACGCTTGCCTGCCTGCTTGCCTCACCAGGCTTCGCCGACGACTTGCCGTCACTTGGCGACGCCAGTTCTGCCATCGTCTCGCCGGAACAGGAACACCAGTTGGGCCGCGCCTGGCTGGCCCTGCTGCGCAGCCAGGTTTCACAGCTCAACGATCCACAGCTCAAGGACTACGTCGAGTCCAGCGTCTACAAACTGGTGGAGACCAGCCAGGTCAACGACCGGCGCCTGGAGTTCATTCTGATCAACAGTCCGCAGCTCAACGCCTTTGCCGCTCCTGGCGGCATTGTCGGGGTCAACGGTGGCCTGTTCCTCAACGCACAGACCGAAGGCGAGTACGCTTCGGTCATGGCCCACGAACTGGCCCACTTGTCGCAACGCCACTTTGCCCGCGGCGTCGAAGCCCAGCAACGCATGCAGGTGCCAATGATGGCAGCGCTGCTGGCCGGTATCGTGATAGCCGCCGCCGGTGGCGGTGACGCGGGGATCGCGGCCATTGCCGGGACCCAGGCGGCCGCCATCCAGGAGCAACGGCGCTTCTCTCGCCAGAACGAACAGGAAGCCGACCGCATCGGTATCCAGAACCTGGAGAAAGCCGGCTACGATCCGCGATCCATGCCAACCATGTTCGAGCGCCTGATGCGCCAGTATCGTTTTGACGCCAAACCACCCGAATTCCTGCTGACTCACCCGGTGACCGAATCGCGGATCGCCGACACCCGTAACCGCGCCGAACAGGCCAGGCCGGGCGGTATCGAGGACAGCATGCGCTATCAACTGATTCGCGCCCGGGTCCAACTGACCTATGAAGAGACCCCGGGCCTGGGCGCCAAGCGCTTCCGGGCGCAACTGGATGAGAACCCAAAGAACGACGTGGCTCGCTATGGCCTGGCGATTGCGCAGATCAAGGGTGGCCAGTTGAATGAAGCCAGGGAGAACCTCAAGCCGCTGCTGGCCAAATCGCCCAACGAGATCATCTACAACCTGGCCCAGGTGGATCTGGACATCACCAGCAACAAGCTGGCCGACGCTCAATCTCGCGTCGACCGGATGCTCAGCCAATACCCGGGCAACTACCCGCTCAATCAGGTGCGCGTCGACCTGCTGCTCAAGCAGAACCGCCCCGCCGACGCCGAGAAAGCCCTGGAGAGCCTGCTCAAGACCCGCCCGGACGACCCGGACATCTGGTACATGGTGGCCGAGACCCGTGGTCTGTCGGGCAATATCATCGGCTTGCACCAGGCGCGTGCCGAGTACTTCGCCCTGGTGGGCGATTACCGCCAGGCCATCCAGCAACTGGACTTCGCCAAACGCCGTGCCGGCACCAATTTCCCGCTGTCGTCACGCATCGATGCCCGCCAGCGAGAGCTCATGGAGCAGGAACGCATGGTCAAGGACATGATGGGCTGA
- a CDS encoding sulfurtransferase TusA family protein: MTDAVAHDAELDASGLNCPLPLLKAKLELNRLASGAVLKVTATDAGSQRDFRTFARLAGHTLLREEDDNGIYRYWLKKA; the protein is encoded by the coding sequence ATGACCGATGCTGTAGCCCACGATGCCGAATTGGACGCCAGCGGCCTGAATTGTCCGTTGCCGTTGCTCAAGGCCAAGCTGGAACTCAATCGCCTGGCCAGCGGTGCCGTGCTCAAGGTGACCGCGACGGACGCGGGTTCCCAGCGCGACTTCCGCACCTTCGCCCGGCTGGCCGGTCATACGCTGCTGCGTGAAGAAGACGATAACGGCATCTACCGTTACTGGCTGAAGAAAGCCTGA
- a CDS encoding AI-2E family transporter, with protein MFKVLRDWIQRYFSDEEAVVLAVLLFLAFTAVLTLGGMLAPVLAGMVLAYLMQGLVTTLERLRLPGSVAVGLVFALFMGLLVVFIVVIVPLLWHQLVTLFNELPGMLAKWQSLLLLLPERYPHLVSDEQVLQTIEVVRGQIGKFGQWALTFSLSSLPLLVNIMIYLVLVPILVFFFLKDRQMIGRWVRGYLPRERALITRVAQEMNRQIANYIRGKVIEIFICGAATYVGFVALGLNYSALLALLVGVSVVVPYVGTVVVTVPVALIALFQWGWSDQFIYLMAVYGIIQTLDGNVLVPLLFSEAVNLHPVAIICAVLLFGGLWGFWGVFFAIPLATLFKAVLDAWPSKEPVVAPLL; from the coding sequence ATGTTCAAAGTGTTACGCGACTGGATCCAGCGCTACTTCTCCGACGAAGAGGCCGTGGTGCTGGCAGTGCTGCTGTTCCTGGCCTTTACGGCAGTCCTCACCTTGGGCGGCATGCTGGCACCCGTGCTGGCCGGGATGGTGCTGGCGTATCTGATGCAAGGCCTGGTCACGACGCTGGAGCGTCTGCGACTACCCGGCAGCGTGGCGGTCGGGCTGGTGTTCGCCCTGTTCATGGGTTTGTTGGTGGTGTTCATCGTGGTGATCGTACCGCTGCTCTGGCACCAGTTGGTGACGTTGTTCAACGAGCTGCCGGGGATGCTCGCGAAATGGCAATCCCTGCTGTTACTGCTCCCCGAGCGCTACCCGCACCTGGTATCCGACGAGCAGGTGTTGCAGACCATCGAAGTGGTGCGTGGCCAGATCGGCAAGTTCGGCCAGTGGGCGCTGACGTTTTCGCTGTCCAGTCTACCGCTGTTGGTGAACATCATGATCTACCTGGTGCTGGTGCCGATTCTGGTGTTTTTCTTCCTCAAGGATCGGCAAATGATCGGGCGCTGGGTCCGTGGCTACCTGCCCCGTGAGCGGGCGCTGATTACCCGGGTCGCCCAGGAGATGAATCGCCAGATCGCCAATTACATTCGCGGAAAAGTCATCGAGATTTTCATCTGCGGCGCGGCGACCTACGTCGGTTTCGTGGCCCTGGGGCTCAATTATTCCGCCCTGTTGGCGCTGCTGGTGGGCGTTTCGGTGGTGGTGCCCTACGTCGGTACCGTGGTCGTGACTGTGCCAGTGGCACTGATTGCGCTGTTCCAGTGGGGCTGGAGCGACCAGTTCATTTATCTGATGGCGGTCTACGGGATCATTCAGACGCTGGACGGCAACGTGCTGGTGCCACTGCTGTTCTCCGAGGCGGTGAACCTGCATCCGGTGGCAATTATCTGCGCGGTGTTACTGTTTGGCGGGTTGTGGGGCTTCTGGGGAGTGTTTTTTGCGATTCCCCTGGCGACGCTGTTCAAGGCGGTGCTGGATGCGTGGCCGAGCAAGGAGCCGGTGGTGGCGCCGTTGTTGTAG
- a CDS encoding peroxiredoxin has protein sequence MTVAVDQPVTDFQAPATSGQTVSLAALKGQQVVVYFYPKDSTPGCTTEGQGFRDQYAQFKAANTEVFGVSRDSLKSHENFKCKQEFPFELISDKDEAVCQLFDVIKLKKLYGKEYLGVDRSTFLIDKNGVLRQEWRGVKVPGHVEAVLAAAQALNKA, from the coding sequence ATGACCGTTGCCGTCGACCAGCCGGTTACCGATTTCCAGGCGCCCGCCACCAGCGGGCAGACCGTCAGCCTCGCCGCCCTCAAAGGCCAGCAGGTGGTGGTTTACTTCTACCCCAAGGACAGCACTCCGGGCTGCACCACTGAAGGCCAGGGTTTTCGTGACCAGTATGCGCAGTTCAAGGCCGCCAACACCGAAGTGTTCGGCGTCTCCCGGGATAGCCTCAAGTCCCACGAGAACTTTAAGTGCAAGCAGGAATTCCCCTTCGAGCTGATCAGCGACAAGGACGAGGCCGTCTGCCAGTTGTTCGACGTGATCAAGCTGAAAAAGCTGTATGGCAAAGAGTATCTGGGCGTTGATCGCAGCACGTTCCTGATCGACAAGAACGGTGTGCTGCGCCAGGAGTGGCGCGGCGTGAAGGTGCCAGGGCATGTGGAGGCGGTGTTGGCGGCGGCTCAGGCGCTCAACAAGGCCTGA
- a CDS encoding glycine cleavage system protein R → MSTPTVREQFLVISALGANPMELTNVLCRASHENRCAVVTSRLTRHGECSALVLEISGSWDALARLEGSLPLLAKKHAFTVNVVRSAALENRPQALPYVAYVSSAYRPDIINELCQFFMDHQVELENLTCDTYQAPQTGGTMLNATFTVTLPAGTQISWLRDQFLDFADAMNLDALIEPWRPQNPM, encoded by the coding sequence ATGTCCACCCCCACAGTCCGCGAACAATTCCTTGTTATCAGTGCCCTTGGCGCCAACCCCATGGAGCTGACTAACGTCCTGTGCCGCGCCAGCCATGAAAATCGCTGCGCCGTCGTAACCTCACGCCTGACCCGCCATGGCGAATGCAGTGCGCTCGTGCTCGAAATCTCCGGTAGCTGGGATGCCCTGGCCCGCCTGGAAGGCAGCCTGCCGCTGCTGGCCAAGAAGCACGCCTTCACCGTCAACGTGGTGCGCAGCGCCGCCCTGGAGAACCGTCCCCAGGCCCTGCCCTACGTGGCCTATGTAAGCTCGGCCTACCGGCCGGACATCATCAACGAGCTGTGCCAGTTTTTCATGGACCACCAGGTCGAACTGGAAAACCTGACCTGCGACACCTATCAGGCGCCGCAAACCGGCGGCACCATGCTCAACGCCACGTTCACCGTGACACTGCCGGCCGGTACCCAGATCAGTTGGCTGCGCGATCAGTTCCTGGACTTCGCCGATGCGATGAACCTGGATGCACTGATAGAACCGTGGCGCCCACAAAACCCAATGTAA